ACCTGCAGACCGACGCTGCCGTCGACATTTTCCAGGCCCACCGTGGCGCTGGCCACGCTGCCCTGCATGTCGAAGTAGTTCACGAAGAAGGAACCGTCAGCGTGCAGCACGACCTGGAACGTGTAGGGCGTGACGCTGTCGCTGATGTGGAAAATGCCCGTGTACTGCACGGTCAGCGTGCTGGCGCCGGCGTCCACCAGGGAGTGGATCGTGCCGCCCGTGGGGGGATAGAGGTCATCCCAGAACGCGCAGATCATGTTGTTGGGGGTCGCGGCGTCAGGGAGGGCCGTGTTGGTGTAGGTCGAGACGCCGGCGCCAACTCCCAACACGCCGTTGCTGCCCACGAAGATCTCGGTGTGGTTCACACCATAGAAGGGGAAAGCGAAGGGCAGGCTGACCTGGGCGAAGCTGTCGTCCGTCAAACTGTGCAGGACGGCACCCGGGGCCGCGCTGATGTCCGTGAAGGAGTAGCTCACGTCGCCACTGGGATCGTCGCTGTTCATCCAGCGGTAGCCGAAGGCATCCGGTCCGCCCTGGGTCGGCGGGGCCAGCATGAAGCCCGTGTCCGCGTTGGAGGAATTGGATTCGCCGCTGGTCCAGAGGGCCGTCACGCGGTAGCTGTAGACCGTGCCAAAGGCCGGCGGGACATCGGTGTAGGTCAGGGTGTAGAAGCTGGGCACCGTGCCGATGACGACGTCGTCGCGATACACGTTGTAGCCCGCGAACACGCGCTCGGCATCCACCCGGGCCAGCTCGGCCAGGGCTTCTTCCTTGCTCAGGCCGGATTCCACCAGCGCTTCGAGGGCCGGCGGGGCGGCGGGATAGTCCCAGGTCAGCACCACGCTGCCGAAGAGGCCGTCGCTGGCCGCCAGACTCTGCGGGGCCAGAGTCCAGTCCACCACGTCGAAATAGCAGGTGCCGAAACTGGTCAGGTTGCTGCCCGTGTCCAGGGCCTCGATGTAGTACTCCACGTAGGAGCCGCTGGCCTGGTTGGGGATGGCGGCTTCGTAGACGCCGCCGCCCATGTGGGTCATGGCCACAGTGGAGTAGGCGCCGGAGTTGACGGCGTAGTTCAGTCCGACACTGGTCAACCCGAAGTCGTCGGTCACGGTGGCGCTGACCGTCCACGGACCCGCGTTCTCCTGGTCCTCCAGACACGAGTGCGTGATGTTGGGCGCCAGGTCGCAGACCGTGCCGCAAGTCATGCTCACGTGATAGCCAGTCTCGATCGGCACGTTGGTGTAGCCGGAGGGCGCGATGACGAACAGGTAGTTGCCCACCGGCAGACAGGGCGTGGTCAGGCTAAGATCGCCCGCGGGGCCGGTGGCGAAGCCGTACTGGGTGGCCAGCAGGCAGTTGTCGTCGGCGAACACCCACATGTTGTAGCCATTGGCGCAGCTGTTGGCCGTGAAGGTGACCGGGGCGTTCTGGGTCATGGAGAACTGGAACCAGTCCATGTCCCGGCTGTCCTGCAAATCCACCGAACTATAAAAGGTGTGGAAGTTGCCGCACAGCTCGTCGCCGCAGCTCAGCGTGCCGTATTCCGGCGTGCCCATGTTGCAGCCGCCGTTGGTGACGTCCGTGTCCGTGTAATAAGCCTCGCCCTCCAGCGGCACGTCCGTGCAATCATAGGGCACGCAGGGGGCCTGCTGTTCAACGGTCAGCCGACCCGAGCCGCTGGTGCCGGCGTAGTAGCAGGTCACCACCAGGTGGTAGCTGCCCGGGGTCAGCGTCCAGATGGCGTTGGCGTTGTACGAATCGCCGCCACCCGTGCAGGAGCCATCCACGTATTGCAGCTGAGTGGGAACGGCCGCGCAGGGATTCGTGCTCAGCAGATAGAAATCCGAATCAAACAGCGTGTTGGTGTAGCAGGTGGAGAAGAAATAGTCCCCCGCCTCCGACACGGTGAAATCGTAGCCGATGTCCGGCGCGCTGTTGCCGTAGACGGTGGGGGCGCCCGCCGTGGTGAAGGTGTTGTCATAGTTCGCGGCGGAGATGTCGCCCAGGTTGACGACGGCATAGGTGTCGCAGGGGTTGCCGCCCGCCGAGCTCACGTCCAGCGTGTAGGCACCGGCGTTGGAACCGTAGCCCTCCACAATGATGAAGTAATCGCCCGGGGCCAGCACCTGCCCGGCGATTTCGGGCAGCAGCCCGCAGGCGTCGTCGCTGGAAGCCACCTGGGTGCCGGGCACGCCGGCCACGTTGGTGTAAATGCGCAGGTAGGCGTCCCAGGAAGGAGTGGTGGCGCACAAGCTGGCGGTGACCGTGGTCGTGGCGGCCACGTTCAGGCCGTAGAACACGTCCGGAGCCGTGTTGCCGATCTCGCTGCCGTAGCCCACCGTGGTGCCCGAGTCATTGTAGGGCAGGGAGGGAATCGCCAGGGCGTTGGAGGCGAAATCGCCCCCCTGCCGCGCGCCGTCGGCCGGCGCGGTCGGTCCGTTGACGTTCAGGCTCAGCCAGGCCGGAATGGGCCGACCCGTCCGCTTCAGCTGCAGATAGAGGGCCTCGTCCTCGGTCTGGCCCGGGGCCAGCTTGAGGGGCGCCGCGGCGGCAAGGGAAGCACCGGCCTGTGTCGTGACTCCGCCGTTGGCTGCAAAGGCAACCACGACGGTACTAATACACAAGCCAAGCAATAGAAGCTTCTTCATGCGATTCCTCCGTAAATGTGTGGTGAAGAAAGCTGTGACGAGTCGTTCCAGTTCACTGGCGCAGATTCAAGGATCCCGCCAAACACCGACCGGCAATTCCTATGCCACAGTAGCAGTATCTGAATCAGGAATTCTGCTTATTATAACCGCAATTTTATGACTCTTTATTCACAATAAAAAGTGACGATTGTCGGTTCTTGCGTGCTGGCTGTTCGAAATCCGGCGGGTGTCGCCCGCTGGTGGCGGCCACTTCCGGTCCCTGGGCGGCGGCTGGCCGCGCGGGGCCGAGGTCCCGGCCCAGACCAGAAAGCAGACACGCCCGCAGCCAGGCCGCGGGCGTGTCGAAAGAACGGCTCAGGGACCGGCGAGGGCCCGGTGAATCAGCGGCCGCGCACCGGGAGCTGCCGCTGGGTGCGCTCCGCGGGCAGGATGCGCAGCTCGCGGTCCGCCGAGTGCCGGGCGGGAAGCAGCTCCTCCAGCCGGCGCGAACGGATGCCGTCCGGATGCCCGTCCAGCCGGCGCAGGGCGCTGGCCGGGGCCTCGACCACGGGGACGCAATCGCGCACGGCGCGGTAGAACCACTGGCTGCCCGTGGCGGGCAGGGTCACGTCGCCCACGCTGGAGGACTCGCTGGCCACCACGCTGGCGCCGCTGAAGTCGTAGGCGTCGGCCGAGCGCAGGATGCGCACGGTCTCGCCGGCGAAGGGCTCCCAGCCCACGACCACGTTGCCACCCTGCTGCAGGATGCTGATCTGGATCGGCGTGCAGGAGCGAATCAGCTCCACGTCGTCGATGAACCAGTCGTCGGCATAGCTGCCGCCGTAGTAGAAGCTGACGGCCACCGAGTCGGGCAGGCTGTCCAGCTGGGCCGTCAGGTGGGCCCAGACGGGCGCGCCCTGGGTGTAGGTGCTGACGTCGAAGCCGTAGAGGTAGTTCAGGTTGCCGCCCTCCACGCCGTAGACCAGCAGGGCGTGCTGCACGGTGTCATCCGGATAGTTCTGGGTGTAGGCGTAGCGCAGGGTCAGGTCGTCGCCCAGCGGATTCTCCAGCAGGGTGTAGAGTTCTGACGACGCCGTGTCGCCCTCGGCCGTGTAGCGGTGGCCGGCCAGGGGGAAGCTGCGGTTCAGCCCGCCCGAGAACAGCTGCCAGTAGGCGCCGGCGTAGGACGTGTCGCCGTCGGCGCTGATGAACCAGTCCAGTTCCTCCGGGGCGCCCGACCAGTCGTTGGTCAGCGTGCCCTCGCTGCTGCCTGCGATGGCGAAGAACTGGCTGCTGTGGGCCACGGCGTTGCTCGTCCAGCTGATGTCCACCGAGGTGGTGTCGCGGAAGATCACGTTGGCGCCGGGCTGGAAGCTCAGGCTGAAGTCCACGCTCTGGCCGGGGGCCAGCACCACGGGCAGGCCGGCGATGGTCGCGCTGTAGAGCGCCGGATTGGTCACGCTGATCCCCGTCACCGTGGTGTTCATGCCGCCGGTGTTGGTGGCCGTGAAGGTCTCCGTCAGGGACTGGCCCACTTCCACGCGGCCCATGTCCACGTCCAGGTCCGCCAGCTCCAGGTTGCCGGGAGGCGTCACCGTGTAGCAGAGGCCCACCTGCTGGATCAGGTCGCCGCGACCCGTGAACCACCAACCCCAGGCCGGCGGGACGGCGCCCTGGTTGAACATCTGGTTGCCGAAGGCCGCGCCCGTGCCGGTCACGCCCACGACGGCCAGTTTGTGGCCCGCGGTGGAGGGGATGAATTCCCACACCACGTGGAAGGGCACGCCGCCGGTGAAGCTGTAGCCCAGGCCGGCCAGGTTGACCTGGTCCCAGGTCCCGTAGACGGCGGCGAAGGGGGCGGCGTTGAAGTCCACCGGTCCGGCCACGACGCTGCCGGGCTCGCCGGCGTTGTCGCCGTGGACCCAGACGCGCAGGGTGCCGTTGTGGCCCACGACGGGGGCCAGGTTGTTGTTGTAGAACTGCAGGCGCATGAAGGTCAGCGCGCCGGCGGCGGCCGGATCGATGTAGTAGGCCACCTTGGTGAAGTTGTTGGTGCCGGAAACCAGCGGGAAGGAGGACGTGAAGGTCGCCGCGTAGCCGTCGTGGTAGGCGATGGTGTCGCACTGCTGGGCGCGGGCGCCCAAGCTGGCCACGAGCAGCAGCAGGATCCAGAGGATTCTCTTCATGGAGGGGCTCCTGGTCTTGGGTTGATTTTGATGAACGTACCGTTCCACGCAAAGGCTGTGCCACGGACAGCCAGTGGCGATTCCTTCACGCCAGCGCCTCTTTCTTCGCGTCTGTTCCACCTAGCCCGAAGGAAATGCCGGGGATTGAACAATCCGCCACGAGGGCACTGGACCGCGGCGGACAAACAAAGGGCGCCCGCAGGCGCCCCTTGACGTAGTCGGATCGGCGAAGCGCTCAGGCGTCGGGCCCCAGGAAGGGATAGCCGAAGTGCCGCGGCGCGTCGTAGGTCTCCTTGACCGTGCGCACGCTGGCCCAGCGCAGCAGGTTGAACAAGCTGCCGGCCTTGTCGTTGGTGCCGGACTTGCGCGCCCCGCCAAAGGGCTGCTGGCCCACCACGGCGCCGGTGGGTTTGTCGTTGATGTAGAAGTTGCCCGCGGCGTTGCGCAGGATGTGGTTGGCCAGCTCCACGGCGTCGCGGTCCCGGGCGAACACCGCGCCGGTCAGGGCGTACTCGCTGGTCTGGTCCGCCAGCCGCAGGGTCTCTTCGTACTGGTCGTCCTCGTAGACCAGGAACGTGAAGACCGGCCCGAAGATCTCCTCCTCCAGGCTCTTGAAGTGCGGGTTGGTGGTCTGGATCAGCGTGGGCTCGATGAAGTAGCCTTTCGAATCGTCGCAGCCGCCGCCCCAGATGACCTCCGCGTCGGGCGCGGCCTGGGCGTGGACGATGTAGGCCTTGATGGACTTGTAGGCACCCTTGTCGATCACCGCGCCGACGAAGTTCGTGAAGTCCTCCACGTCGCCCATTTTCACCTGCTTCAGCTGGGCGAACAGCTCGTCCTTCAGGGCCGGCCAGATGCTGCGCGGGAAGTAGCCGCGGCTGGCCGCCGAGCACTTCTGGCCCTGGTACTCAAAAGCGCCGCGCACCACGGCCGTGGCCAGCTGCTTGACGTCCACGCTGGAGTGGGCGAAGATGAAGTCCTTGCCGCCGGTCTCGCCGACGATGCGCGGGTAGCTCTTGTAGGTGTCCATCCGCTCGCCGATCAGGCGCCAGAAGTCGTTGAACACGCCGGTGGAACCCGTGAAGTGAATGCCGGCCAAGTGCTTGCTGTTGAAAATCACGTCGCTGCAGGAACCGCCCGGGAAGGGCAGGAACTGGATCACGCCCGCGGGCAGGCCGGCCTCGCGCAATACCTTCATGATCACCCAGTTGCTGTAAATGGCCGTGGTGGCCGGTTTCCAGATGGCCGAGCAGCCCATCAGCGCCGGACTGGTGGGCAGGTTGCCGCCAATGGAGCTGAAGTTGAAGGGGCTGACGCAGAAGACGAACCCTTCCAGCCCGCGGTACTCGAGCCGGTTCCACATCCCGGGCGAGCTGATGGGCTGGATGTCCTGGATTTGCTGGGCGAAGTAGACGTTGAAGCGCCAGAAGTCCGCCAGCTCGCAGGCGGCGTCGATCTCGGCCTGGTAGACGGTCTTGGACTGGCCCAGCATGGTGGCCGCGTTGACCTCGTCGCGGTACTTGCCGCAGAGCAGGTCGGCGGCGCGCAGAAAGACCGCCGCCCGGGCGCGGAAGGGCAGCTCGGCCCAGGCCACCCGGGCCTGCTCCGCTCCGTCGATGGCCTTCTGCGCCAGCTCGGGATCGGCCAGGCTGCAATGGGCCAGCACGTGGCCGTGCTGGTGCGGCATCACGGCGTCGCGGCGCACGGCCGTGTGGATCTCCTCGCCGTTGATCAGCAAGGGGATGTCGATCACCTGGCTGCGCATTTCTTTCAGCTTGGCCTGGATGGCGGCGCGTTCGGGGCTGCCCGGCGCATAGGCGCGGACGGGTTCGTTATAGGGAATCGGAACGGGATACGAGGCGAGCATGATGGCTCCTATTGGCTGATTGGCCCAGGGCATCCGCCTTTCATCACACGCGCGGACGCAGCCCCAATTTCGGAGCCGCCCCTGCGTGTGTCAAGGGCAGCGCGCCTGCAGCGCCTTTCATCCCGCCATCTCCCGGCTTGACCGGGGGATCCCATGACAATTGCGAGGCGAAGCCACTTCCCTTCCCTCGCGCCCCGCGGGGGAAGGCGCGACCCGGCAACGCCGGGGCGCGATGGGATGGGGGCATGCCACGCCAATTGCACGCCATCGCGGCGGCAGCCGGGAACCGTGTTTTCCACCTTTCTGCTGGCGCCAGAAATGGACACGGCTCTGGCACCGACCTGGCACCGACCTGGCACCGGCCTGGCACCGGCCTGGCACCGGCCTGGCACCGGCCTGGCACTGGCCTGGCACCGGCCTGGCACCGGCCTGGCACCGGCCCGGCACCGGCCTGGCACCGGCCTGGCACCGACCTGGCACCGGCCTGGCACCGCTTGATCCCGGTTTGGCCGGGAACCCTTGTTTTCCACCTTTCTGCTGGCGCCAGAAAGGTGGAGCCAAAGAGGCGCTTTTTCTCAGCGGCCGTAACTAGGCAGCCTCACGGCTGCCGTCGGACAGACGGCCGAGGCAGACTCTTCCTGCCTCCAGGTAGTTGGTTCGCCTGACGGCTTCACCCAGGTTCTGGTTCAGCCCTACCGGGCTTCACCTCAATCTACCTTTGACCCCCAGGTCTCACGATCACACGGTGACTCTGTGACTCTGTGTCGAAGGGCCACGCCAACCGCCCCATCACCCGCTTCGTGCCTTCGAGCCTTAGTGCTCAAACAGACACTCGAACGCGTCACCCCCAACCCAGGCAGTTCAATCTCTGTGCCTCTGTGCCTCTGTGGTGGAGTATCAGCGCGGGGGGCAAAAAGAAAGCCGCCCAAGCAGGCGGCTTTTTGAATTAGCAACCAAGACCGACAACCTTCTCGCATTCAGACCCGTCTTTGGCATTGCACCTGAACGGCCAGCACACCTTTGCGTGGTGCACGGTTGGATGGGCTGGTTCTGAATCAGTTTGATCTTGCTGGCAAGCTGATGAGCGAAGATTGTGCCAGAAGTGAGAAGGTTGTCCATCAACGGTTTGACTAGTGGCCCTGCGTCCAGGGTGCCCGATCCTGCACAAAGCTGTTCAAGATCCGGACTCCGCCGGCCCAAGCTGGACCCGCCGGCCCTATTCCGTCCGTTGGCCGTCCGGGGAACGGCGCAGTTTCTCCAGCAGGGACGTGCTGCTGCGGCCTTCCAGGAACGGAATGCGCTCCACCCGGCCGCCCCGGGACAGCACCTCCGCCGCGCCCACGATCTCCGTCAGGGCGTAGTCCGCGCCCTTGGCCAGCACGTCGGGCTCCAGGGCCTGGATCAGGGTCAGCGGTGTATCCTCGTCGAACAGGACCACGGCGTCCACGGCGCGCAGGGCCAGCAGCAGCGCGGCCCGGTCCGCTTCCGGCATCAGCGGCCGCTCGGGTCCCTTGCCCAGCCGGCGGACGGAGGCGTCGCTGTTGAGCCCCACCAAGAGGGCGTCGCCCTGGGCCCGCGCCTGGGCCAGATAGCGGGCGTGCCCGGCGTGCAGCAGGTCGAAGACCCCGTTGGTGAACACCAGCCGGCCTCCCAGCAGGCGCAGGTCCGCGCGCCAGTCCCGGGCCTCCTCCAGGCTCAGCCAGCGGCCGGAGAACCACTCAACGGGCGACGCCATCGGCCACCTCGTCCAGTTCCATGCTGATCTTCCCCAGCTTGATCTGGAAGCGCGCCGAGAGCGGCAGCGCCTCGCGGTCATCGCTGAACTGCCCCCAGAATTCGCCCGTCAGGCCGGCGATGCCCTGGTAGTCCGCCTTGCCGTGCACATTGACCACCTTGCGCGCCTTGCCCTGGATGCGGGCCTGGCCGCGGCCGTCGTACTGGATGGTGGTGCGGTGGACTTCCTCGTCCACGATGGTCAGCACCGTGCCGTAGCGCCCCTCCCGCACCATGCGCCGCGCGGCGTAGAGCAGGCTGAGCCCGTCGAAGACCTGGCGGGCCAGCGGCAGCTCCTCGCGGAACACGTCGCCGTCGGCGTGGTAGCCCCGCGCCAGGAAGCGCATGTTCTCGTAGTCGAAGGAGTAGACCCGGTCGGAGCGCTGGTTGCCCTCCCGGGCGCGCAGCACGAACTCGGCGCTGTGCAGGCAGTGGGAGGGGATGAGCGCCTCGTACACGTCGTGCAGGTCGATGATCATCCGGTAGGCCGGGTTGCTGTCGATCTTGTAGTAGACGCGCCAGGCCTCCTGCTTGGCGCCGCCGCGCTGGATCTCGTCCCGCCGCCGCACACCCACTTTCAATTGCCCCAGCGGGATGATGCCGTAGCGCACCTTGTAGGTCCACTCGCGACCCACCGGGAAGAACTCGGGGAAGCGGTCGGCGTAGCGCTTGGAGTCCTGCTCCGGCGGCAGGCTGGCCCAGGTGGCCGCCAGACCCAGCGAGTCGCTCCAGGCCGCCAGGGATTTCCCGCTGGAGGCTGTTCCGTAGCGCGTGCGCAGCGTCTCCAGCCAGGCCCGCGCCAGATCCGTCCGGCCCTGCTTGTGGGCCAGGGCGATGGCGGACTCCAGCATGGGCCGCAGGGGAAAGACTTCGATGCCGCGATTCCAGCTCACCAGGGCGCGCTTGGGCATGCCCCCGCGCCGCTCGGCTTCGCCCAGGGCGTACCAGGCGAAGGGATTGTCCGGCCGCAGCTCCACCTGGTGCCCGGCCGTCTCGCGCAGACGGTTCAGATCCTTGCCATTGAGCAGGGCCTGCAGCAGGCGGTTGGCCGGCACCTGGCGCTTGGGCTGCTGGCGGTAGGCCTGCTCCAGCCACTTGAGGCCGCGGGCTGCGTCCCCGCCGGCCAGGGCGAAGCGTCCGGCGTGATACAAGGCGTTGCTCTTCTGCGGACCATTGGCCAGGGCCGCCAGCTCGCCCGCGACCTTGAGCAGCGAGCGCTGCCGGGCCTGGGCATCGCTGCCGCCCAGCGCCTGCTCGCCCTCCAGCACCAGCCGGTTGAGGCGGGCCAGCCCGCTGGCATCCGTGGCCTCCAGGCGTTTGAATTCCGCCAGGGCCTCCCCCGTGCGGCCCGCGGTCCAGAGGTCCAGACCGTGTTGCAGGGGGCCCTGATAGGCCCAGGCCAGCAGGGCCGTCCCCAGCAGCAGCAGGGTCAGCCAGACAGCGCGCCGCTGGATCTTCATGTTCCTCCCACGCCCCAAAGGGACAGCCAGGGAACCCAGGTCACCAGAGCGAGGGCCAGCAGCAGCAGCAGCAGGAACACCAGCGAGGCGCGATACAACTCCAGCACGGGGCGCTGGAAGCGGTAGCTGCCCAGGAAGAGGTTCAGGCCCACGGGGGGCGTCAGGTAGCCGATCTCGAGGTTCGTCATGAAGATCACGCCTAGATGCAGGGGACTCACCCCGAAGCTCTCCGCCACGGGCACGATGAGCGGCACCACCACGATGATGGCGCTGAAGATGTCCATCAGGCAGCCCACCACCAGCAGGAACAGGTTGAGCATGAGCAGGAAGGCCCCGCGCGAGCCCAGCCAGCTCTGCATCCACTCCAGCAGGCGCTGGGGGACTTCCGCGTCCACCAGGAAATTGGTCAGGCCCAGGGCCACGCCCAGAATGGCCAGCACGGCGCCCACCATGGCCATGCTCTCGCCGCCCAGCCGCAGCAGTTTGCGCCAGGGCAGCTCGCGCTGGATCAGGCCCTCCACCACCAGCACCACCACGGCCGTGACGGCCGCCGCCTCGGCGGGCGTGACGAAGCCGCCGTAGATCAAGACCAGCACCAGCGGCGGAATGGGCAGTTCCCAGGCGGCTTCGCGCAGGGCGCCCTTCAGCTCCGCGCCCGAGAAGGGCTGGCGCGGCAACTTGGCCCGCCCCGCCACCCAGACGGCGTAGGCGCCCAGAATCAGCAGGATCAGCAGCCCCGGCAGCAGCGCGGCACGGAACAGGTCGTCCACGCTGACCCCGGCCACCAAGCCGTAGAGGATCAGCGGCAGACTGGGCGGAAAGAGCAGGCCCAGGCTGCCCGAGGTGGTCATCAGGCCCAGCGAGAAGCGCTCGGGGTAGCCCTCCTTCACCAGGATGGGAAAGAGCAGGCCGCCCAAGGCGATGATGGTGACGCCGGAGGCGCCCGTGAAGGCCGTGAACAGCGCGCAGGCCAGCAGGCTCATCAGGGCCAGGCCGCCGGGCAGCCACGAGAGCGCCGCGTGGGAGAGGCGGATGATCCGCCGGGGCAGGCCCGACTCGGCCATGACGAAGCCGGCGAAGGTGAAGAGCGGGATGGCCACCAGCACGGGCTGGGAGGCCATCCGGTAGAGTTCGATGATGATCGCCGAGGCGTCGATCTCCGCGCCCTGGAAGGCGATCAGCGCGATCCAGGCGATCAGCACGAAGAGCGGCAGGCCCAGCAGGGCCACCAGGATCAGGCCCGCGCTGATCATGCGGCGTCCTCACCGATGGTCACAGGCAGGCCCGACTCCGGCGTGTAGGCCGGATCCAGCCGCAGGGGCAGGTTGAGCAGGAAGTGCAGGGCCATCAGCGCGAAGCCGATGGGAATCACCGCCTGGAGCGGCCAAGCGGGCCAGTCCAGCGGCTCGGCCAGGTCGCCGAACTCGCGCGTCATCAGGACGAAGTCCCGGGCGGCCAGGGCCAGGCGCAGGCAAATCCAGGCCGACAGGCCGTCCAGCAGCATGCCCGTCCAGCGGGCGGGCCAGCCCTTGAGCAGGCGGCCCAGTGCGTCGATGCGGATGTGCCGCGAGCGGCTGGCGGCCAGCACGGCGCCCAGCATGCCGATCCAGAGCACCAGGTGGCGGATCAGCACGTCGGCCCAGACCCAGCCGGACTGGGTCTGGCGCAGGATCACCTGCAGAAAGGACAGGCTCAGCAGCAGGGCCAGCAGCAGCAGCAGGGACCCCAGCTCGATGGCCTCCAGCACCCGGCGCAGGGCGGCCAGCGCCTTCAGGAGCGTTTTCATTTGCGCGCGCGCCGGGCTTTGATCAGCTGGCGAGCCTTCTCCAGCAGCTTGGCGTCATAAAGCGAGCCGGCCAGCTTGTCCTGGACGCGGATCCCCAGGGCCTCGAATTTCTGCGCCTCGGCCTCGCTCTGCGGCTTGACCCGCTGGATGCCGGCCTTGGCGAAGGCGGCCAGCGCCGTCTGGTTGTCCTTGCGGCTGGCCTGGGTGAGCTGGCGCAGCTTGCGGCGCGCGATTTCGCGGACCTTGCTCTGCTGGGCGGCGGGGATCTGGTCCCAGATCTTGCGGCTGACCAGCACGGCGCCGGCCGCGCAGGCCATGGGCGGGTCGCTGACGTAGCGCGCGCGGGACTGCCACTGCAGCACGCTGGCGGCGTAGGGCGAGGCGTAGGCCCCGTTGATCAGGCCGGTCTGGAAACTGGTCAGCACGTCGGGCAGGGCCAGCGGAATGGGCTTCAGGCCCAATTCCTGGAAGTAGGCGCCGGCCAGCGGGTCGCCCTCCCAGATCCACAGTTTCTGCTTGGAGAGGTCGGCCAGGCTGCGGACGGGCTCCCGGGTGAAGAAGTGCACGAAGCCCACCTCGGCCCAGCCCAGCAGGACGAAATCCTTCTCCTCGAACAGGGTGGAGAAGGTGCCGAACAGGCCTTCGAGGACCGTGTCCACTTCCGCGGGCGAGCGGAACAGGAAGGGCAGGTCCAGCACGCGGGACTGGGGCTGGATCAGGCCCAGGCCCACGCCCGTGAAGCCGCCGCCGTGGAGCTGGCCGATGCGGATCTTGCGGATGACATCCTTCTCGTCGCCCTGCACGCCC
This is a stretch of genomic DNA from Candidatus Delongbacteria bacterium. It encodes these proteins:
- the dctP gene encoding TRAP transporter substrate-binding protein DctP, which translates into the protein MSRIAALALLCLLTLLGTESWAQTVIKFATVAPRNSTWMNIMEQLDAEVQKATAGAVKFKFYPGGVQGDEKDVIRKIRIGQLHGGGFTGVGLGLIQPQSRVLDLPFLFRSPAEVDTVLEGLFGTFSTLFEEKDFVLLGWAEVGFVHFFTREPVRSLADLSKQKLWIWEGDPLAGAYFQELGLKPIPLALPDVLTSFQTGLINGAYASPYAASVLQWQSRARYVSDPPMACAAGAVLVSRKIWDQIPAAQQSKVREIARRKLRQLTQASRKDNQTALAAFAKAGIQRVKPQSEAEAQKFEALGIRVQDKLAGSLYDAKLLEKARQLIKARRARK
- the pruA gene encoding L-glutamate gamma-semialdehyde dehydrogenase; protein product: MLASYPVPIPYNEPVRAYAPGSPERAAIQAKLKEMRSQVIDIPLLINGEEIHTAVRRDAVMPHQHGHVLAHCSLADPELAQKAIDGAEQARVAWAELPFRARAAVFLRAADLLCGKYRDEVNAATMLGQSKTVYQAEIDAACELADFWRFNVYFAQQIQDIQPISSPGMWNRLEYRGLEGFVFCVSPFNFSSIGGNLPTSPALMGCSAIWKPATTAIYSNWVIMKVLREAGLPAGVIQFLPFPGGSCSDVIFNSKHLAGIHFTGSTGVFNDFWRLIGERMDTYKSYPRIVGETGGKDFIFAHSSVDVKQLATAVVRGAFEYQGQKCSAASRGYFPRSIWPALKDELFAQLKQVKMGDVEDFTNFVGAVIDKGAYKSIKAYIVHAQAAPDAEVIWGGGCDDSKGYFIEPTLIQTTNPHFKSLEEEIFGPVFTFLVYEDDQYEETLRLADQTSEYALTGAVFARDRDAVELANHILRNAAGNFYINDKPTGAVVGQQPFGGARKSGTNDKAGSLFNLLRWASVRTVKETYDAPRHFGYPFLGPDA
- a CDS encoding TRAP transporter large permease subunit, which gives rise to MISAGLILVALLGLPLFVLIAWIALIAFQGAEIDASAIIIELYRMASQPVLVAIPLFTFAGFVMAESGLPRRIIRLSHAALSWLPGGLALMSLLACALFTAFTGASGVTIIALGGLLFPILVKEGYPERFSLGLMTTSGSLGLLFPPSLPLILYGLVAGVSVDDLFRAALLPGLLILLILGAYAVWVAGRAKLPRQPFSGAELKGALREAAWELPIPPLVLVLIYGGFVTPAEAAAVTAVVVLVVEGLIQRELPWRKLLRLGGESMAMVGAVLAILGVALGLTNFLVDAEVPQRLLEWMQSWLGSRGAFLLMLNLFLLVVGCLMDIFSAIIVVVPLIVPVAESFGVSPLHLGVIFMTNLEIGYLTPPVGLNLFLGSYRFQRPVLELYRASLVFLLLLLLALALVTWVPWLSLWGVGGT
- the rfaE2 gene encoding D-glycero-beta-D-manno-heptose 1-phosphate adenylyltransferase; translated protein: MASPVEWFSGRWLSLEEARDWRADLRLLGGRLVFTNGVFDLLHAGHARYLAQARAQGDALLVGLNSDASVRRLGKGPERPLMPEADRAALLLALRAVDAVVLFDEDTPLTLIQALEPDVLAKGADYALTEIVGAAEVLSRGGRVERIPFLEGRSSTSLLEKLRRSPDGQRTE
- a CDS encoding DUF3108 domain-containing protein, translating into MKIQRRAVWLTLLLLGTALLAWAYQGPLQHGLDLWTAGRTGEALAEFKRLEATDASGLARLNRLVLEGEQALGGSDAQARQRSLLKVAGELAALANGPQKSNALYHAGRFALAGGDAARGLKWLEQAYRQQPKRQVPANRLLQALLNGKDLNRLRETAGHQVELRPDNPFAWYALGEAERRGGMPKRALVSWNRGIEVFPLRPMLESAIALAHKQGRTDLARAWLETLRTRYGTASSGKSLAAWSDSLGLAATWASLPPEQDSKRYADRFPEFFPVGREWTYKVRYGIIPLGQLKVGVRRRDEIQRGGAKQEAWRVYYKIDSNPAYRMIIDLHDVYEALIPSHCLHSAEFVLRAREGNQRSDRVYSFDYENMRFLARGYHADGDVFREELPLARQVFDGLSLLYAARRMVREGRYGTVLTIVDEEVHRTTIQYDGRGQARIQGKARKVVNVHGKADYQGIAGLTGEFWGQFSDDREALPLSARFQIKLGKISMELDEVADGVAR
- a CDS encoding TRAP transporter small permease subunit; translation: MKTLLKALAALRRVLEAIELGSLLLLLALLLSLSFLQVILRQTQSGWVWADVLIRHLVLWIGMLGAVLAASRSRHIRIDALGRLLKGWPARWTGMLLDGLSAWICLRLALAARDFVLMTREFGDLAEPLDWPAWPLQAVIPIGFALMALHFLLNLPLRLDPAYTPESGLPVTIGEDAA